A single window of Macaca mulatta isolate MMU2019108-1 chromosome 9, T2T-MMU8v2.0, whole genome shotgun sequence DNA harbors:
- the LCOR gene encoding ligand-dependent corepressor isoform X5 gives MQRMIQQFAAEYTSKNSSTQDPSQPNSTKNQSLPKASPVTTSPTAATTQNPVLSKLLMADQDSPLDLTVRKSQSEPSEQDGVLDLSTKKSPCAGSTSLSHSPGCSSTQGNGENSTEAKAVDSNNQSKSPLEKFMVKLCTHHQKQFIRVLNDLYTESQPGTEDLQPSDSGAMDVSTCNAGCAQLSTKHKEKDALCLDMKSSASVDLFVDSSDSHSPLHLTEQTPKEPPPEINPVDGRENALTVVQKDSSELPTTKPNSVNSSSVDSFTPGYLTASNSSSVNFHHIPKNLEGQTTGQEQDTNVNICEDGKDHMQSSALVESLITVKMAAENSEEGNTCIIPQRNSFRALSEEAWDSGFMGNSSRTADKENTLQCPKTPMRQDLEANEQDARPKQENHLHSLGRNKVGYHLHPSDKGQFDHSKDGWLGPGPMPTVHKAANGHSRTKMISTSIKTARKSKRASGLRINDYDNQCDVVYISQPITECHFENQKSILSSRKTARKSTRGYFFNGDCCELPTVRTLARNLHSQEKASCSALASEAVFTPKQTLTISAPRHTVDVQLPREDNPEEPSKEITSHEEGGGDVSPGKEPQEPEVCPTKMKLSLSSSPRSEETTASSLGWPLPAHLPEEDLPEGGPTVSAPTASGMSSEHDQPPLALLDTEEMSVPQDCHPLPSTESFSGGGSEDVISRPHSPPETVSREESPQCSENQSSPVDLEPPMSLGKAEDDQSISAEVESGDTQELDVNPLLKESRTFTDENPSGTEESEVAGGTGKLEGEDDDVKCLSEKDTCDPSIDSLEENLDKKKKGKKFPEASDRCLRSQLLDSSSADRCLRNQSSNSSSACLEIKVPKNPSAKRSKKEGHPGGTTPEGLPPDSFHTEALEDTEKPSVSEHSPEKDAEQEGEGGGIITRQTLKNMLVKEVKELGGEIFPSRDPITTAGQPLPGERLEIYVQSKMDEKNAHIPSESIPCKRDPEQAKEEPGHIPTQHVEKAVNEVDNENTQQKDDDSDAPCSSLGLSSSGSGDAARPPKSVPRPKRLTSSTYNLRHTHSLGSLDASKVTSEKEAAQVSPTMPKENGASESGDPLDEDDVDTVVDEQPKFMEWCAEEENQELIANFNAQYMKVQKGWIQLEKEGQPTPRARNKSDKLKEIWKSKKRSRKCRGSLEGQKFSPVQMLFMTNFKLSNVCKWFLETTETRSLVIVKKLNTRLPGDVPPVKHPLQKYSPSSLYPSSLQAERLKKHLKKFPGATPARNNWKTQKLWAKFRENPDQVEPEDGSDVSPSPNSEDSIEEVKEDKNSHPPANLPTPASTRILRKYSNIRGKLRAQQRLIKNEKMECPDGLAVESKPSRKSVCINPLMSPKLALQVDVDGFPVKPKSTEGMKGRKGKQVSEILPKAEVQSKRKRTEGSSPPDGKNKGPAVKASKEKHADGVTKTPAAKRPAARDRSSQPPKKTSLKENKVKIPKKSAGKSCPPSRKEKENTNKRPSQSIASETLTKPAKQKGASESSSRPQKATNRKQSSGKTRARPSTKTPESSAAQRKRKLKAKLDSSHGKRRRLDAK, from the coding sequence GGAGAACTCAACAGAGGCAAAAGCAGTAGATTCTAACAATCAGTCGAAGTCCCCACTGGAGAAGTTTATGGTCAAACTGTGTACTCATCATCAAAAGCAATTCATTCGTGTTCTGAACGACCTGTACACTGAATCTCAACCAGGCACTGAGGACCTGCAGCCTTCTGATTCTGGAGCAATGGATGTATCCACTTGCAATGCTGGCTGTGCCCAGCTCAGCaccaaacataaagaaaaagatgctCTGTGTCTTGATATGAAGTCTTCTGCTTCTGTAGATTTGTTCGTAGACTCGTCAGACTCTCACAGCCCTTTACACTTGACGGAACAGACCCCGAAGGAGCCTCCTCCTGAGATAAACCCTGTAGATGGAAGAGAGAATGCCTTGACTGTTGTCCAGAAAGATTCCTCTGAACTTCCAACCACTAAACCGAATTCTGTTAATAGCAGTTCAGTGGATAGTTTCACTCCGGGATACCTCACTGCATCTAATTCTTCCTCAGTGAACTTCCACCACATCCCTAAAAACTTGGAGGGGCAAACCACTGGACAGGAGCAAGACACAAATGTGAACATATGTGAGGATGGTAAAGACCATATGCAGAGTTCAGCTTTAGTAGAAAGTCTAATTACCGTAAAAATGGCAGCTGAGAATAGTGAGGAGGGCAATACCTGTATTATTCCTCAAAGAAATTCGTTCAGGGCTTTATCAGAAGAGGCTTGGGACTCAGGGTTTATGGGGAACTCATCTAGAACTGCTGACAAAGAGAATACTTTACAGTGTCCAAAAACACCTATGCGCCAGGACTTAGAGGCAAATGAACAAGATGCAAGGCCAAAGCAAGAGAACCATCTTCACTCGCTGGGAAGAAATAAGGTGGGTTACCATTTACATCCCAGTGATAAGGGCCAATTTGATCATTCCAAAGATGGTTGGTTAGGCCCTGGCCCTATGCCAACTGTACACAAAGCAGCAAATGGACACTCAAGAACCAAGATGATATCAACCTCTATTAAGACAGCTCGGAAAAGTAAAAGGGCATCAGGGCTGAGGATAAATGATTATGATAACCAGTGTGATGTTGTTTATATCAGTCAACCAATAACAGAATGCCACTTTGAGAATCAAAAATCAATATTATCTTCTCGGAAGACAGCCAGAAAGAGTACTCGGGGATACTTTTTCAATGGTGACTGTTGTGAACTGCCAACTGTTCGTACACTGGCCAGAAATTTACACTCCCAGGAAAAAGCAAGCTGCTCAGCATTGGCATCAGAGGCAGTTTTCACTCCTAAGCAGACCCTTACAATTTCAGCCCCTAGACATACAGTAGATGTGCAACTTCCCAGAGAAGACAACCCTGAAGAACCTAGCAAGGAAATAACCTCTCACGAGGAAGGAGGTGGAGACGTTTCACCTGGAAAAGAACCTCAAGAGCCTGAGGTTTGCCCCACAAAGATGAAGCTGAGTCTGAGCAGCTCCCCCAGGTCAGAGGAAACGAcagcctccagcctggggtgGCCTCTCCCCGCTCACCTTCCTGAAGAGGACCTGCCAGAAGGTGGCCCCACAGTCTCAGCTCCCACAGCAAGTGGGATGTCTTCTGAACACGACCAACCACCACTTGCACTGTTGGATACGGAGGAGATGAGTGTACCCCAGGACTGTCACCCGCTTCCCTCCACTGAAAGCTTTTCTGGGGGAGGCAGTGAAGATGTCATTTCTAGGCCTCATTCTCCTCCTGAAACAGTCAGTAGAGAAGAAAGTCCTCAGTGCTCAGAAAATCAGAGTTCCCCAGTGGACTTGGAGCCCCCCATGAGTCTGGGAAAGGCTGAGGACGACCAAAGCATCAGTGCCGAGGTTGAGTCTGGAGACACCCAGGAGCTAGATGTCAACCCACTCTTGAAGGAAAGCAGGACTTTTACTGATGAAAACCCCAGTGGAACTGAGGAAAGTGAGGTAGCAGGTGGTACAGGAAAATTAGAGGGAGAGGATGATGATGTAAAATGCCTGTCAGAAAAAGACACGTGTGATCCAAGCATTGACTCACTCGAAGAGAATTtagacaagaagaaaaaaggtaaaaaatttcctgaggcctctgatAGGTGCCTAAGAAGTCAACTTTTGGATTCTTCCTCTGCTGACAGATGCCTAAGAAATCAAAGTTCAAATTCTTCCTCAGCTTGTCTTGAAATCAAAGTTCCTAAAAATCCTAGTGCAAAACGTTCAAAAAAAGAAGGGCACCCTGGTGGGACAACACCTGAGGGCCTTCCACCTGACAGTTTCCACACAGAAGCTCTGGAGGACACAGAAAAGCCAAGTGTCAGTGAACACTCCCCTGAGAAAGATGCCGAGCAGGAGGGCGAAGGAGGGGGGATCATCACCAGGCAGACTTTGAAAAACATGCTGGTCAAAGAAGTCAAGGAGTTAGGAGGAGAGATTTTCCCCAGCAGAGACCCCATAACCACAGCTGGACAGCCACTGCCTGGAGAGAGATTGGAAATCTATGTTCAGTCTAAAATGGATGAGAAGAATGCTCATATCCCCTCAGAAAGTATTCCTTGTAAGAGGGACCCAGAACAGGCAAAAGAAGAGCCAGGGCATATTCCCACACAGCATGTGGAGAAGGCTGTAAATGAGGTAGACAACGAAAACACCCAGCAGaaagatgatgacagtgatgCCCCATGTAGCTCTCTTGGGTTGTCAAGTAGTGGAAGTGGTGATGCTGCTAGGCCACCAAAATCGGTGCCAAGGCCTAAAAGATTGACCTCTTCAACCTACAACCTAAGACACACTCATTCTCTGGGCTCCTTGGATGCTTCAAAAGTGACTTCAGAGAAGGAAGCTGCACAAGTAAGCCCCACAATGCCAAAGGAAAATGGAGCTTCAGAGAGTGGAGACCCCCTAGATGAGGATGATGTTGACACCGTGGTAGATGAACAGCCAAAGTTTATGGAATGGTGTGCTGAGGAGGAGAACCAAGAGCTCATTGCCAACTTCAATGCCCAGTACATGAAAGTTCAGAAGGGCTGGATCCAGTTGGAGAAAGAAGGACAGCCAACACCAAGAGCAAGGAACAAATCAGATAAACTGAAAGAGATTTGGAAAAGCAAGAAAAGGTCACGGAAATGTAGGGGTTCATTGGAGGGTCAGAAGTTTTCTCCTGTTCAGATGCTTTTTATGACAAACTTTAAATTATCTAATGTTTGTAAATGGTTCTTAGAGACAACTGAAACCCGGTCTCTAGTCATTGTGAAGAAGCTCAATACTCGCCTTCCAGGAGACGTTCCCCCTGTCAAGCATCCTCTTCAGAAATACTCTCCTTCCAGCCTATATCCCAGTTCACTACAGGCTGAGCGCTTGAAAAAGCACTTGAAGAAATTTCCTGGAGCTACCCCTGCTAGGAATAATTGGAAAACGCAGAAGCTCTGGGCTAAATTTCGAGAGAATCCTGATCAAGTGGAGCCAGAGGATGGCAGTGATGTCAGCCCCAGCCCTAATTCTGAAGACAGCATAGAGGAAGTCAAGGAAGATAAAAACAGCCATCCTCCAGCAAACCTGCCCACTCCAGCCAGTACCCGGATTCTTAGAAAATATTCCAATATTCGAGGAAAGCTCAGAGCCCAGCAACGTTTGATCaagaatgagaaaatggaatGCCCAGATGGTCTGGCTGTGGAAAGTAAGCCAAGTCGTAAGAGCGTATGCATCAACCCTCTGATGTCCCCCAAGCTTGCCCTGCAAGTGGATGTAGATGGGTTTCCTGTTAAGCCCAAGAGTACTGAAGGAATGAAGGGACGGAAAGGGAAGCAGGTGTCTGAAATCTTGCCTAAAGCAGAAGTTCAGAGTAAACGCAAGAGAACAGAAGGCAGCAGCCCTCCAGATGGTAAGAACAAGGGGCCTGCGGTGAAAGCCAGCAAAGAAAAGCATGCCGATGGAGTCACCAAAACCCCTGCTGCCAAGAGGCCAGCTGCAAGGGACAGAAGCAGCCAACCCCCCAAAAAGACATCTTTGAAAGAGAACAAAGTGAAGATCCCTAAAAAGTCCGCTGGGAAGAGCTGCCCTCcctccaggaaagaaaaagagaatacaaaCAAAAGGCCTTCCCAGTCTATTGCCTCGGAAACACTGACGAAACCTGCAAAACAGAAGGGGGCCAGTGAATCCTCTTCAAGGCCTCAGAAAGCCACGAATAGGAAGCAGAGTAGTGGAAAGACTCGGGCCAGACCCTCAACGAAAACCCCAGAGAGCAGTGCAGCTCAGAGAAAGCGAAAGCTGAAGGCAAAGCTGGACTCTTCGCATGGCAAACGGAGGCGGCTGGATGCAAAGTGA